Proteins from a single region of Diorhabda sublineata isolate icDioSubl1.1 chromosome 2, icDioSubl1.1, whole genome shotgun sequence:
- the LOC130452840 gene encoding cyclin-dependent kinase 8, with amino-acid sequence MTCLMMDYEFKMKTQNERVKVEDLFDYEGCKVGRGTYGHVYKGRRKDGSDAKDYALKQIEGTGLSMSACREIALLRELKHANVINLIKVFLSHNDRKVWLLFDFAEHDLWHIIKFHRAAKANKKPVMVPKGMVKSLLYQILDGIHYLHSNWVLHRDLKPANILVMGEGPERGRVKIADMGFARLFNAPLKPLADLDPVVVTFWYRAPELLLGARHYTKAIDIWAIGCIFAELLTSEPIFHCRQEDIKTSNPYHHDQLDRIFNVMGFPHEKDWEDIKKMPEHPTLLKDFKKANYVNCSLIKYMDRHKIKPDSKAFHLLQKLLLMDPNKRITSEQAMQDPYFIEEPLPTQDIFAGCPIPYPKREFLTDDDQEEKSDAKRQNQQQQQQQQQQQQQQPNQQQQQPSQQQQSNQDNHNSAKRVRLTGPQGHPGQVNQQQIPISQQQEFHQQQMMYNNGSQQQQQNFQQRF; translated from the exons ATGACATGTTTGATGATGGATTAcgaatttaaaatgaaaactcaGAATGAGCGGGTGAAAGTAGAGGATTTGTTTGATTACGAGGGCTGCAAAGTTGGAAGAGGTACCTATGGACATGTCTACAAAGGAAGAAGAAAAGATGGAAGTGACGCCAAGGATTATGCGTTGAAACAGATTGAAGGTACTGGATTATCTATGTCTGCTTGTAGAGAAATTGCT ttgTTGAGAGAATTGAAACATGCGaatgttataaatttaattaaagtatttttGTCTCACAATGATAGAAAAGTGTGGTTACTGTTTGATTTTGCTGAACATGATTTATGGCATATAATTAAATTCCATAGAGCAGCTAAAGCTAATAAGAAACCTGTTATGGTACCAAAAGGAATGGTTAAATCTTTGTTGTATCAAATTTTAGACGGTATCCATTATCTACATTCAAACTGGGTATTGCACAGAGATCTCAAGCCCGCCAATATTCTCGTTATGGGAGAAGGACCAGAAAGGGGGAGA GTTAAAATTGCAGATATGGGGTTTGCTAGATTATTCAATGCACCATTAAAACCATTAGCCGATTTAGATCCAGTGGTAGTTACTTTTTGGTATAGAGCTCCTGAATTATTATTAGGGGCTAGGCATTATACAAAAGCTATAG ATATATGGGCAATCGGATGCATTTTTGCCGAACTTTTAACCTCTGAACCAATCTTTCATTGCCGCCAAGAAGATATTAAAACTAGCAATCCTTATCATCATGATCAATTAGATAGGATATTTAACGTTATGGGATTTCCACATGAAAAAGATTgggaagatataaaaaaaatgccTGAACATCCTACCCTAttgaaagattttaaaaaagcaaA TTATGTGAATTGTTCATTAATCAAATATATGGATAGACATAAAATTAAGCCAGATAGTAAGGCTTTCCATTTACTGCAAAAACTACTGTTGATGGACCCAAATAAAAGGATAACTTCTGAACAAGCCATGCAAGATCCATATTTTATTGAAGAGCCTCTACCTACACAAGATATATTTGCgg gTTGCCCGATACCATATCCTAAGAGAGAATTTTTAACTGACGATGATCAAGAAGAAAAATCTGATGCGAAGAGGCAGAATCAACAACAGCAACAGCAGCAGCAACAACAACAGCAACAACAACCTAATCAACAACAGCAGCAACCGTCACAACAGCAGCAGTCAAATCAAGATAATCATAATTCGGCTAAAAGAGTTAGATTAACAGGACCACAGGGTCATCCGGGACAAGTTAATCAGcag cAAATTCCAATTTCTCAACAGCAAGAATTTCATCAGCAACAAATGATGTACAACAACGGAAGTCAACAGCAACAGCAAAACTTTCAACAAAGATTTTAA
- the LOC130452900 gene encoding FAU ubiquitin-like and ribosomal protein S30, producing the protein MQLCLRGSSTHFLECQGSETIGEVRERIASLETLKASEISLYAAGAPVSDDRLVSDFIDVDIELTVGLPGGKVHGSLARAGKVKGQTPKVEKQEKKKKKTGRAKRRIQYNRRFVNVVASFGRRRGPNSNSAPGS; encoded by the exons ATGCAGTTGTGCTTAAGAGGAAGTTCCACTCATTTCCTTGAGTGTCAAGGATCTGAAACTATCGGTGAAGTTAGG GAACGTATTGCCTCTTTGGAAACCCTTAAAGCATCTGAGATCAGTTTATATGCTGCTGGAGCTCCAGTTTCAGATGACAGACTCGTATCAGATTTTATAGACGTAGACATTGAACTTACTGTAGGCCTTCCTGGTGGTAAAGTTCATGGATCTTTAGCTCGTGCAg GTAAAGTAAAAGGTCAGACTCCAAAAGTAGAAAAAcaggaaaagaaaaagaagaagacggGAAGAGCTAAGAGACGTATTCAATACAACAGACGATTTGTCAACGTAGTAGCATCTTTTGGACGTAGACGAGGACCAAACTCTAACTCTGCCCCAGGATCCTaa